A genomic region of Magnolia sinica isolate HGM2019 chromosome 6, MsV1, whole genome shotgun sequence contains the following coding sequences:
- the LOC131249637 gene encoding non-functional NADPH-dependent codeinone reductase 2-like, producing the protein MGPKIWTVSFRVEMNAAWQQRKRREFCKEQGIHVSAWSPLGANGAYWGSLAVMESPILKQIANARGKSIAQVSLRWLYEQGVSVVVKSFNKERMKEILQIFDWALSEQDLQEISQIPQHRGFLGEFFVSPGGPFKTIELWDEEELHTSIYFSQCVMMERFAKSSYMCRYGTRVRSGLSLTF; encoded by the coding sequence ATGGGGCCCAAGATTTGGACAGTTTCGTTCAGGGTGGAAATGAACGCAGCATGGCAGCAAAGGAAGCGTAGAGAGTTCTGCAAGGAGCAAGGAATTCACGTGAGTGCATGGTCTCCACTTGGGGCAAACGGAGCCTACTGGGGATCACTTGCGGTGATGGAGAGTCCAATCCTTAAACAAATTGCAAACGCTAGGGGAAAATCTATTGCTCAGGTTTCTCTAAGGTGGTTGTATGAACAAGGAGTGAGTGTGGTGGTGAAAAGCTTTAACaaggagagaatgaaagagatcCTTCAGATCTTCGATTGGGCATTGAGTGAGCAAGATTTGCAAGAAATCAGTCAGATTCCACAGCATAGGGGATTTTTGGGAGAATTCTTCGTTTCACCAGGTGGGCCATTTAAAACGATAGAGCTGTGGGACGAGGAGGAATTACACACCTCTATCTATTTCTCCCAGTGTGTCATGATGGAACGGTTTGCTAAATCCTCATATATGTGCAGATATGGAACACGTGTAAGATCTGGGCTTTCATTAACTTTTTAG
- the LOC131250057 gene encoding AP2-like ethylene-responsive transcription factor AIL1 encodes MVCTKQNFIHSFERVSERMEMEMVMVKKEENGGKRRSGSEGEMALSKAKCIKRRRREVAVMVGDDNKEQLDPSSTTTTVKRSSKFRGVSRHRWTGRYEAHLWDKGSWNATQKKKGKQVYLGAYDEEESAARAYDLAALKYWGTTTFTNFPVSDYETEIQIMQNVTKEEYLATLRRKSSGFSRGVSKYRGVARHHHNGRWEARIGRVFGNKYLYLGTYGTQEEAAAAYDIAAIEYRGINAVTNFDLSTYIRWLRPGVNTSTPLQEPRSSSETRPNPSPSTIFPSEEPEPFLHRNIFAMDNMGSPQKQEYHPLQIPYGNSRSSTTTALSLLFRSSIFRELVEKNSNPTDNQTIEGDETSHNRQHLASDDEFCGIFYNGIADIPYVCSLSGDVVPSIELQEEGVSTYYDQTAGSVPFEQCF; translated from the exons ATGGTTTGCACCAAACAAAATTTCATTCATTCCTTTGAGAGAGTCAGTGAGAGGATGGAGATGGAGATGGTAATGGTTAAGAAGGAGGAGAATGGTGGAAAGCGTCGTTCGGGCAGTGAGGGGGAGATGGCACTCTCCAAAGCCAAGTGCATAAAGAGGAGGAGAAGGGAGGTGGCCGTCATGGTGGGGGACGATAACAAAGAACAGCTCGACCCTTCTTCAACAACCACAACTGTCAAGAGGAGCTCTAAGTTTCGAGGCGTTAGcag GCATAGATGGACAGGACGTTATGAAGCACATCTATGGGACAAGGGTTCCTGGAATGCAAcacagaagaagaaaggaaaacaag TCTATTTAG GGGCTTACGATGAGGAAGAATCTGCAGCAAGGGCTTACGATCTGGCCGCACTCAAATATTGGGGGACCACCACGTTCACAAATTTCCCA GTGTCTGATTATGAGACTGAAATCCAAATAATGCAAAATGTGACAAAAGAAGAGTACCTAGCCACTTTAAGAAG gAAAAGCAGTGGCTTCTCCCGAGGTGTATCCAAGTACCGTGGAGTGGCACG GCACCATCACAATGGCAGATGGGAAGCAAGGATAGGAAGGGTTTTCGGAAACAAGTACCTTTACCTTGGAACTTACG GTACCCAAGAGGAGGCTGCTGCAGCTTATGACATAGCAGCCATAGAATACAGAGGTATCAATGCAGTGACCAACTTCGACCTGAGCACATACATCAGATGGCTACGGCCTGGTGTGAACACTTCCACTCCTCTCCAAGAACCAAGATCCAGCAGTGAAACTCGACCAAACCCATCCCCGTCCACCATATTTCCCAGTGAAGAACCTGAGCCGTTCTTGCACCGCAACATCTTCGCTATGGACAACATGGGCTCCCCTCAGAAGCAAGAATATCACCCTCTGCAAATACCATATGGGAACAGCAGGTCATCCACAACTACTGCGCTTAGTCTCCTCTTCCGATCATCAATATTTAGAGAACTGGTGGAGAAGAACTCGAATCCTACAGACAATCAAACCATCGAAGGGGATGAGACAAGTCATAATCGACAACATTTGGCTAGTGACGATGAATTTTGCGGGATCTTCTACAATGGGATAGCGGACATTCCATATGTTTGTTCTTTGAGTGGTGATGTCGTGCCCAGCATTGAATTGCAAGAAGAGGGTGTATCAACTTACTACGATCAGACTGCAGGGTCAGTCCCCTTTGAGCAGTGTTTTTGA